In the Candidatus Nealsonbacteria bacterium genome, one interval contains:
- the rnpA gene encoding ribonuclease P protein component produces the protein MLSFENRLKKEKDFDRVFKEGKGVVSDEVVIKFIKNDLNNNRFGFIVSKKVSKKAVRRNRIKRVLREQVRSIIQDMSVGWDVIIIARPKISENKSSDVNQILGGVFKRIGILK, from the coding sequence TTTGAGAACAGATTAAAAAAAGAAAAAGATTTTGACAGGGTTTTTAAGGAAGGAAAGGGGGTTGTTTCTGATGAAGTAGTAATTAAATTCATTAAAAACGACTTGAATAATAATCGGTTTGGGTTTATTGTTTCTAAAAAAGTATCCAAGAAAGCCGTTAGAAGAAACAGGATCAAGAGAGTTTTAAGGGAACAGGTTAGATCTATAATTCAAGATATGTCAGTTGGTTGGGATGTCATAATTATAGCGAGACCAAAAATTTCAGAAAACAAATCAAGCGATGTCAATCAGATATTAGGGGGAGTATTTAAAAGAATTGGAATTTTGAAATAG
- a CDS encoding YidC/Oxa1 family membrane protein insertase gives MQLISLLFDMFLYRPLMNALILLYQIIPGNDFGIAIILLTVLIRLVLYPLSAKGIQSQRAITEIQPKIKETQEKYKNDKERQVKEVLNVYKEAKINPFSGFLPLFIQLPVLIALYKVLWGVQELEAGILYGFISHPGYINFLFLGIIDLAKSGMIEVDGGSSFLLGNMLIIIGAGVAQFFQMKMITVQKRETKGKKDATQEMADKIQKQMLYFFPFFTIFILLRLPSAIALYWLIGTVFSIIQQHFILKKI, from the coding sequence ATGCAATTAATTTCTTTGTTATTTGATATGTTTCTTTATCGACCATTAATGAATGCGTTGATATTGCTTTATCAAATTATTCCTGGAAACGATTTCGGGATAGCTATAATTCTTCTCACGGTCCTTATTAGGCTTGTTCTCTACCCTCTAAGCGCCAAAGGTATCCAGTCTCAAAGAGCCATTACTGAAATTCAACCTAAGATCAAAGAAACTCAAGAGAAATACAAGAATGATAAGGAGAGACAAGTAAAGGAAGTTTTAAATGTATATAAAGAAGCCAAGATTAACCCCTTTTCTGGGTTTTTACCGCTTTTCATACAGTTACCTGTGTTAATTGCTCTTTATAAGGTCCTATGGGGCGTACAAGAGCTTGAGGCGGGTATATTGTATGGGTTTATATCTCATCCCGGCTACATAAATTTTCTTTTTTTAGGGATTATTGATTTGGCTAAATCTGGAATGATAGAAGTTGATGGTGGGTCTTCTTTTTTATTAGGAAACATGTTAATTATTATAGGAGCAGGGGTTGCTCAGTTCTTCCAAATGAAAATGATTACTGTTCAGAAACGAGAGACTAAAGGAAAGAAGGACGCAACACAAGAGATGGCTGATAAAATACAAAAGCAAATGCTTTACTTTTTCCCCTTTTTTACCATATTTATTCTTTTGAGATTGCCGTCGGCTATAGCATTATATTGGCTTATAGGAACAGTATTTTCGATAATCCAACAACACTTTATCCTTAAAAAAATATGA
- a CDS encoding KH domain-containing protein, with product MNNEYQEKIREEVNGFFDTATFKADDIDISFRENVFMICLKMNDPKILIGEKGQTLSEIQHLLRLLLRKKMGDDIFIEIDINDYKEKKKRALQDIVKDVADEVVFYKKEKVLPRMNPYERRIVHMALKERNDVQTESIGEGFSRKVVVKPIF from the coding sequence ATGAATAACGAATACCAAGAAAAAATAAGAGAAGAGGTTAATGGATTTTTTGATACAGCAACATTTAAGGCTGACGATATTGATATTTCTTTTAGAGAGAATGTTTTTATGATTTGCCTTAAAATGAATGATCCTAAAATATTAATTGGAGAAAAGGGCCAGACATTATCTGAAATTCAGCACCTTTTAAGGCTTTTATTAAGAAAGAAGATGGGTGATGATATCTTTATAGAGATAGATATAAATGATTATAAAGAAAAAAAGAAAAGAGCCTTACAGGATATAGTCAAGGATGTTGCGGATGAAGTAGTTTTTTATAAAAAAGAAAAAGTTCTGCCACGAATGAATCCTTATGAAAGAAGAATAGTGCATATGGCCTTAAAAGAAAGAAACGATGTTCAAACTGAAAGTATTGGAGAGGGATTTTCTCGGAAAGTAGTTGTTAAGCCAATCTTTTAA
- a CDS encoding DUF87 domain-containing protein, giving the protein MPNFDFIKNLIPASKKKTVIGETLEAEILNIKDLVAPPFIEVAQNHLKIGDAFAKSFFVFSYPQYLTSAWLFPVINLNVPMDISFFIHPINTGETLKKLRRKVTEVQAELSEKSSKGLVRDPALEIAYRDLEELRDKLMSAQERMFKLGIYITVYGNSENDLQKIESKLRSILEAKLIYIKPAIFQQKEGFVSTAPYGMDMLQNHTPMNTEPLSSIFPFTSFDLSSNDGILYGVNLHNNSLILFDRFSLENPNSIIFGTSGSGKSYLVKLEALRYLMTGIDVIIIDPDNEYRVLAEAVDGSFYDISLSSHSHINPFDIPIPGEGENPEEVLRSNSINLVGLFRIMMGGLTPEEDAIIDQAISETYAAKDITTDSSPSTWSANVPVMSDLEQVLENMEGTESLVRRLKKFTTGAYSNFFNQKSNVSMGNNMTVFGIRNLEEELRPMAMFMVMRYIWKTVTSSLKKRILIADEAWLLMQTEDGASFLFGLFKRSRKYWLGVTAITQDVSDFMRSNYGQPIINNAALKTLLKQSPAAIDKIQAVFNLTDEEKMILLEGSIGEGIFFAGHKHVAMKIIASPTEDKIITTSPEALNRLKKEKDWLKEI; this is encoded by the coding sequence ATGCCTAATTTTGATTTTATAAAAAATTTAATACCCGCCTCCAAAAAGAAAACTGTGATAGGCGAAACTTTGGAAGCAGAAATTCTAAATATAAAGGACCTGGTCGCTCCGCCATTTATAGAGGTTGCACAAAACCATCTTAAAATAGGGGATGCTTTTGCAAAGTCTTTCTTTGTTTTCTCCTACCCTCAATACCTTACCAGTGCTTGGCTGTTCCCTGTAATTAACCTTAATGTGCCGATGGATATATCATTCTTTATCCATCCGATTAACACGGGAGAAACCTTAAAGAAATTGAGGCGTAAGGTAACGGAAGTCCAGGCAGAATTATCCGAAAAATCGTCTAAAGGGTTAGTCAGGGATCCTGCCCTTGAAATAGCCTATCGTGACCTTGAAGAGCTAAGAGATAAGTTAATGTCCGCCCAAGAAAGAATGTTTAAGCTGGGTATATATATTACAGTTTATGGGAATAGCGAGAATGATCTTCAAAAAATAGAGAGTAAATTAAGGTCTATTCTTGAAGCAAAGCTCATTTATATAAAGCCTGCTATCTTCCAGCAAAAAGAGGGGTTTGTTTCGACCGCCCCCTACGGAATGGATATGTTGCAAAACCATACCCCAATGAATACTGAGCCACTCTCTAGTATTTTCCCATTTACATCATTTGATCTTAGTTCCAACGATGGAATTCTTTATGGTGTTAATCTTCATAATAATTCCTTAATTCTTTTTGATCGATTTAGTTTAGAAAATCCTAACTCAATAATATTTGGAACCTCTGGATCGGGTAAATCTTATCTAGTTAAACTAGAGGCCCTAAGATATTTAATGACAGGGATTGATGTTATTATTATCGATCCAGACAATGAATATCGTGTTTTAGCAGAAGCAGTGGACGGATCATTCTATGATATCTCACTCTCTTCACATAGTCATATTAACCCTTTTGATATTCCTATTCCGGGCGAGGGCGAAAATCCAGAAGAAGTATTAAGATCAAACTCCATTAACTTGGTTGGGCTTTTTAGAATTATGATGGGAGGCCTTACTCCTGAAGAAGATGCAATCATCGATCAAGCAATATCTGAAACCTATGCTGCAAAAGATATTACTACAGATTCTAGTCCCTCTACATGGAGTGCTAATGTCCCCGTAATGTCTGATCTGGAACAAGTGCTAGAAAACATGGAAGGAACTGAGTCTCTTGTTAGAAGATTAAAAAAGTTTACAACCGGAGCCTATTCTAATTTCTTTAACCAAAAATCTAATGTATCAATGGGTAATAATATGACCGTTTTTGGAATAAGAAATCTAGAAGAGGAATTAAGGCCAATGGCCATGTTTATGGTAATGAGATATATCTGGAAAACAGTAACCTCTTCCCTTAAGAAAAGAATTCTCATTGCTGATGAAGCTTGGCTATTAATGCAAACTGAAGACGGGGCATCATTTTTATTTGGACTATTTAAGAGGTCAAGAAAATACTGGCTGGGAGTTACTGCGATCACTCAAGACGTTTCTGACTTTATGAGATCAAATTATGGACAGCCAATTATTAACAATGCGGCTCTAAAAACACTTCTCAAACAGTCTCCGGCCGCTATAGATAAAATTCAAGCTGTTTTTAATTTAACCGATGAAGAGAAAATGATTTTACTAGAAGGATCTATTGGAGAGGGAATATTCTTTGCGGGACATAAACATGTTGCAATGAAAATTATTGCTTCCCCAACCGAAGATAAAATAATAACAACTTCCCCCGAAGCGCTGAATCGATTAAAAAAAGAAAAAGATTGGCTCAAAGAAATATAA